The segment CAGCATTGCGCAGGCGGGAGCGCCACCCGCGGACCGCTCGCTGGATGTCGAGGCAAAGAGCGGGGGATTTGTATTTGAGCGTTGTGTCTATCGGCGAAATCGAACGGGGGATCATTCGTCAAGAGCGCTCAAACCCGGACTTCGCGCAGTCGCTTGCTCTGTGGCTGGACAGTGTCATCAAGCTGTACGGCGAACAGATTCTGGGTGTGAATCTGGCCACCGCGCGGAGATGGGGTCAACTATCCGCCAGGATTGGCAACGACAGTGTCGATCTGCTCGTCGCCGCCACAGCCCTTGAACATGGGCTGTCCGTCGTAACGTGCAACGTGCGTCACTTTAAGCCGACAGGCGTCAGCGTGATCGATCCGTCCGCGGAGGCTGACTAGACCCACACCACCCCGGTTGCTCGCCTGTCTGGCGCGATAGTTCAGTCGCCGGGCGCTTGGGAGGAGGCTGCGGCGAGTCGGGCCAGGCCGGCGTGGAGGGCGGCGTATTCTTCCGGAGCGGAAGCTGCCATTACGATTTCAGCGGCGTCGCGGGCGGCGTACTGTTCGGGCGCTGCGCTTGAGAGGCTTGCGTTTGCATCGGTCAGGGCGGCGTTCTTGAGCGGGGCGGCAGCCGCCAGTGCGGAGGTCGCGGTTTCGAGTGCGGCCCTGTCTGCCTCATCGTCCGAGGCCGCTGAAGCCGCGTAGGCAGCGGTGTAGGCCGAGTATTCTTCCGGTGCTGCCG is part of the Gammaproteobacteria bacterium genome and harbors:
- a CDS encoding type II toxin-antitoxin system VapC family toxin, coding for MFLIDTDVLSALRRRERHPRTARWMSRQRAGDLYLSVVSIGEIERGIIRQERSNPDFAQSLALWLDSVIKLYGEQILGVNLATARRWGQLSARIGNDSVDLLVAATALEHGLSVVTCNVRHFKPTGVSVIDPSAEAD